From one Plasmodium coatneyi strain Hackeri chromosome 9, complete sequence genomic stretch:
- a CDS encoding GTPase activator protein encodes MRINFFKEKNKIKLNKNFDLESDNPFSNANPESNNYLTANSDNEYDHYGFEKNKEYPGESTTDKGALEKHKKKIEKRWQVYFTFKRDIKKSYYLKTLIRKGIPDKLRPDIWPYLLDSMVMYVKYPTIYEKCLNSELEAKVLSQIELDIIRTFPHNKNYRMNSPGLVQLRNVLHAFAVYKPKINYCQSMNFIAAIALIFLKEELAFWSIVQLIDSDYSHEKINISDYYNSEMRGLRRDIIVIEELIRTKLPDVHLRLKEFDVDLSWICSEWLLCLFCTAFPITTTLRIWDCLFYEGDKIIFRITLALFKMNQEKLIELNSLESILLLFKETTKNMVECDKLMYIAFNEIGVLKKKHIRKLRAKAEGIIKSGVT; translated from the exons atgagaataaatttcttcaaagaaaaaaacaagattAAATTGAATAAGAACTTTGACCTCGAATCAGACAATCCTTTTTCTAATGCAAACCCAGAATCGAATAATTACCTGACGGCCAACAGTG ATAACGAATATGACCATTATGGGTTtgagaagaataaagaaTACCCAGGCGAATCTACTACTGATAAAGGGGCACTAGAGAagcataagaaaaaaattgaaaaaag ATGGCAGGTATATTTTACCTTCAAAagggacataaaaaaaagttactacCTAAAGACGCTAATTAGAAAGGGAATTCCGGACAAGCTAAG ACCGGACATATGGCCGTACCTGTTAGATAGCATGGTGATGTACGTGAAGTATCCTACCATATATGAAAA ATGCCTAAACAGTGAACTCGAGGCGAAAGTTCTCAGCCAAATTGAGTTGGACATAATCCGAACCTTCCCCCATAACAAAAAC TACCGAATGAATTCCCCCGGATTAGTTCAGCTGAGGAACGTCCTGCACGCTTTTGCTGTTTATAAGCCCAAAATAAATTACTGCCAG AGCATGAATTTTATCGCAGCCATCgcgttaatatttttaaaagaagaattagCTTTTTGGTCTATTGTCCAGTTAATCGATTCGGATTATTCCCACGAGAAAATTAACATCAGCG ATTATTACAACAGCGAAATGAGGGGGCTTCGTAGAGACATTATCGTCATAGAAGAATTGATACGAACGAAGTTGCCGGATGTGCACTTGCGTTTGAA AGAATTCGATGTTGACCTTTCTTGGATTTGTTCCGAGTGGCTGTTGTGCTTATTTTGCACGGCCTTTCCG ATCACCACGACGTTACGCATATGGGACTGCCTCTTCTACGAAGGAGACAAAATTATCTTTAGAATCACATTGGccttatttaaaatgaatcaggaaaaattaattgaATTAAATTCATTAGAGTCCatcctattattatttaaggAGACAACCAAAAATATG GTCGAATGCGACAAACTGATGTACATCGCTTTCAACGAAATAGgtgtgttgaaaaaaaaacacataagAAAGTTGAGGGCGAAAGCTGAAGGCATCATAAAAAGTGGTGTAACATAA